One segment of Pseudarthrobacter siccitolerans DNA contains the following:
- a CDS encoding ParB/RepB/Spo0J family partition protein → MNATPTLEMLDPATLTVDINVRKDAALTADFVASIKEHGVMEPVIAHRKEDGIVHVLMGQRRTRAAVEAERPLIPVLIIDSPEEAERIVTQVVENIQRAELTEADEADAYHQLSLIGVSAAAIAKKTGRTKTKVESALKAKASSTGAKALESGYTLDMALVMTEFEGDQDAVEELESVIRDEPQYFDHIAQKLRDDRESKAGHATLIEELIAQGKAIVEDAGHYADEENLYVSAAKRADGEPAADEDANAYVISTDYRGQHNAKPVISDWKELGFTPKYERYNGGGTQAHKGPMTEEQKAERKTLIANNKSMESATKVRREFVKTLLSKKQAPKGWQYFTVHAITHHSETASGYDGKVAADMVGAKVEESNAWAWNPLRDHVARTEARPEFSLIALVCAGYEKTIAKDSWRSPSQTHRDYLNQLVMWGYVASEVENIILDGTKSAEAHAAA, encoded by the coding sequence ATGAACGCAACACCCACGCTTGAAATGCTCGACCCGGCAACCCTGACCGTGGACATCAACGTCCGGAAAGACGCCGCCCTGACCGCTGACTTCGTTGCCAGCATCAAAGAACACGGCGTGATGGAACCGGTGATCGCGCACCGCAAGGAAGACGGCATCGTGCACGTGCTGATGGGTCAGCGCCGCACCCGGGCCGCCGTCGAAGCCGAACGGCCCCTGATCCCGGTCCTGATCATCGACTCGCCCGAGGAAGCCGAGCGCATCGTGACGCAGGTGGTGGAGAACATCCAGCGCGCCGAACTGACCGAAGCGGACGAGGCTGACGCCTACCACCAGCTCTCCCTGATTGGCGTCTCGGCGGCCGCGATCGCCAAGAAAACCGGACGGACCAAGACCAAGGTCGAAAGTGCTCTCAAAGCCAAAGCATCCAGCACCGGAGCCAAGGCCCTCGAGAGCGGCTATACCCTGGACATGGCACTTGTAATGACCGAGTTTGAAGGGGACCAGGACGCGGTCGAGGAGCTTGAATCGGTCATTCGTGACGAACCGCAGTACTTTGACCACATCGCCCAGAAGCTCCGGGACGACCGGGAATCCAAGGCGGGGCACGCGACCCTGATTGAGGAACTCATCGCCCAGGGCAAAGCAATTGTGGAGGACGCGGGGCACTACGCCGACGAGGAGAACCTGTACGTCTCAGCGGCAAAGCGGGCCGATGGTGAACCGGCCGCCGATGAGGACGCCAACGCCTATGTCATCAGCACCGACTACCGGGGCCAGCACAACGCCAAGCCCGTCATCAGTGACTGGAAGGAACTGGGCTTCACCCCAAAGTACGAACGCTATAACGGCGGCGGGACACAGGCACACAAGGGCCCGATGACTGAGGAGCAAAAGGCCGAACGAAAAACCCTGATAGCCAATAACAAGAGCATGGAGTCAGCGACCAAGGTCCGTCGCGAGTTCGTCAAAACCCTGCTGTCGAAGAAGCAGGCACCCAAGGGCTGGCAGTACTTCACCGTTCACGCCATCACCCACCACTCCGAAACGGCCAGCGGCTACGACGGCAAGGTAGCCGCTGATATGGTCGGGGCCAAGGTCGAAGAGTCCAACGCCTGGGCGTGGAATCCGCTTCGTGACCACGTCGCCAGGACCGAAGCCCGGCCCGAGTTCTCCCTGATCGCGCTGGTGTGCGCAGGGTATGAGAAAACCATCGCCAAGGACTCGTGGCGGTCCCCGTCCCAGACGCACCGGGACTACCTGAACCAGCTGGTCATGTGGGGATATGTCGCATCGGAAGTTGAAAACATCATCCTCGACGGGACCAAATCAGCAGAGGCGCACGCGGCCGCATAA
- a CDS encoding helix-turn-helix domain-containing protein — protein MARWTEEVNKTAVPTTAPFPRMLTLDQVQEVLNLGKPLVYALVKSGELRAAQFGGRGIWRVREDDLTAYIDAAYEKTAKRIASGQIPEGDTPAED, from the coding sequence ATGGCCAGGTGGACTGAAGAAGTGAACAAGACGGCCGTTCCAACGACTGCGCCATTCCCGCGGATGCTGACCCTGGACCAGGTCCAGGAGGTCCTGAACCTCGGCAAGCCGCTGGTATATGCGTTGGTGAAAAGCGGTGAACTTCGGGCCGCGCAGTTCGGGGGCCGCGGCATTTGGCGAGTACGGGAAGATGACCTGACAGCCTACATCGATGCCGCCTATGAGAAGACTGCAAAGCGGATCGCTTCCGGCCAAATCCCCGAAGGTGACACGCCCGCGGAAGACTGA
- a CDS encoding DUF4192 domain-containing protein: MNEKLNITGPADLLATVPHLLGKTPTESFVVLTARGGKLGATLRVDVPMFVEPLNYAQTLTSHAANDEEATASYVIVYADENPSYGYPYADHVATLVNELASARMPVRNVWLVTSSYWAEFGTDEQRPLDQIRDSAAKATLTYFGSTTDIDVYNPALLGRWAMPVEAPEGTFEDFEAACGTWAAVLDAAEIPDAETARALAAAFQHRHIRDYLFRDTITTHNGSFGDVMFGKFTGRPDWDRVDRAEALAFELMKAVPAGQRAPMLTLMGWLEWLKGNGTQADRYLKHAAADIPDFRLAVLLRELINRGSLAEVARDAATSYKRRII, from the coding sequence ATGAACGAGAAACTGAACATCACCGGCCCCGCCGACCTGCTCGCCACCGTCCCGCACCTGTTGGGCAAAACCCCGACCGAGTCCTTCGTGGTCCTCACCGCCCGCGGCGGCAAGCTTGGTGCCACCCTGCGCGTGGACGTACCAATGTTCGTGGAGCCGCTGAACTACGCGCAGACCCTGACCAGCCATGCAGCAAATGATGAGGAGGCCACCGCGTCCTACGTCATCGTCTACGCAGACGAAAACCCAAGCTACGGCTACCCCTACGCCGACCACGTCGCCACGCTGGTCAACGAACTGGCCAGCGCACGGATGCCTGTCCGCAACGTGTGGCTGGTGACTTCGAGCTACTGGGCAGAGTTCGGTACCGATGAACAGCGCCCGCTGGATCAGATCCGAGACAGCGCCGCCAAAGCGACCCTGACCTACTTTGGCAGCACTACCGATATTGACGTGTACAACCCTGCATTGCTGGGCAGGTGGGCAATGCCGGTCGAAGCCCCGGAGGGGACCTTCGAAGACTTCGAAGCCGCATGCGGGACGTGGGCCGCTGTCTTGGACGCAGCTGAAATCCCTGATGCCGAGACCGCCCGCGCGCTGGCGGCAGCCTTCCAGCACAGGCACATCCGCGACTATCTGTTCCGGGACACCATCACCACCCACAACGGCAGCTTTGGCGACGTGATGTTCGGAAAGTTCACCGGAAGGCCGGACTGGGACCGCGTGGACCGGGCCGAAGCCCTCGCGTTCGAGCTAATGAAAGCGGTACCGGCAGGCCAGCGTGCACCGATGCTGACCCTGATGGGTTGGCTGGAATGGCTCAAAGGCAACGGCACCCAGGCCGACCGCTACCTCAAACACGCGGCCGCGGACATCCCCGATTTCCGGCTGGCCGTCCTGCTGCGGGAACTGATCAACCGCGGATCCCTCGCCGAGGTCGCCCGGGACGCTGCAACCTCCTACAAGCGCCGCATCATCTAG
- a CDS encoding relaxase/mobilization nuclease domain-containing protein — translation MIPNITRGSRMAGLMVYLASTDSDKTKNAHADPHLVAGDAAIMAWYDDGVLDRSDALAIARHLDQPRKAFGVSVQIKDMLWDAAKKERVHVGYKDASVWHCSLSLRAEEGALTDQQWGDIANDFVDSMGFTEASGKARCRWAAINHGTSENGNHHIHIAVSLIREDGTKASTHGDYKRAQQTCRELEVKYGLEQLSSVHATRGYDQAEKATAVRDEREMHRSSLARKVRASASSSATEAEFVRRARDTGLLLRPRYAKNTTDVIIGYSVAERPKQGERPIWFGGGTLASDLKLGALREEWMDSPHLATEAAAEWNAAARNKRKVSKTGPENATPSADVWVEYTRNAAALVEKLRVLPRDDHATWAKAAREVSGAFAAWSHRLEPTPGPLAATAAELSRTAQLRGPRQHSKPVPLPSIAGTAMLFMAASSKNKTAAQAALMLQLVNTAFAIHEMHQQSGRTREAQRIRAVVTEQLRPFAATMPKPVTVGAPEQATSEQTTAPKSVELGLRGMAPIRPGSVVPTTAMPAKTRQQTGRDSGPVLDR, via the coding sequence ATGATTCCGAACATTACCCGCGGCTCGCGCATGGCCGGCCTCATGGTTTACCTGGCCTCAACCGACTCTGACAAGACGAAAAACGCACATGCCGATCCCCACCTGGTGGCCGGCGACGCCGCCATCATGGCGTGGTACGACGACGGGGTCCTCGACCGCTCCGACGCACTGGCCATTGCCAGACATCTGGACCAGCCGCGCAAGGCGTTCGGCGTCTCGGTTCAGATCAAGGATATGCTGTGGGACGCGGCCAAAAAGGAACGTGTTCATGTCGGCTACAAGGACGCCAGCGTCTGGCATTGCTCCCTTAGCCTGCGCGCCGAGGAGGGCGCACTGACTGACCAGCAGTGGGGCGATATCGCCAACGATTTCGTGGACTCAATGGGCTTCACCGAAGCAAGCGGCAAAGCCCGCTGCCGGTGGGCGGCGATCAACCACGGCACGTCCGAAAACGGTAACCACCACATCCACATCGCCGTCTCACTCATCCGCGAGGACGGCACCAAAGCCTCGACCCATGGCGACTACAAAAGGGCCCAGCAGACCTGCCGTGAGCTGGAGGTCAAGTACGGTCTGGAGCAGCTGTCCTCAGTGCACGCCACCCGTGGTTATGACCAGGCGGAGAAGGCTACCGCTGTACGCGATGAGCGCGAAATGCACCGGTCTTCCTTGGCACGGAAGGTGCGCGCCAGTGCAAGCTCGTCTGCGACAGAAGCGGAGTTCGTTCGACGTGCACGTGACACCGGGCTGTTGCTCCGGCCGCGCTACGCCAAGAACACGACCGACGTCATCATTGGCTACTCCGTCGCCGAGCGCCCCAAGCAGGGGGAGCGTCCTATCTGGTTCGGCGGTGGCACCCTGGCGTCCGACCTGAAGCTCGGTGCGTTGCGTGAAGAATGGATGGACTCGCCGCACCTAGCGACCGAGGCGGCAGCCGAATGGAACGCGGCCGCGCGCAACAAGCGCAAGGTCTCCAAAACCGGTCCCGAGAACGCAACGCCTTCAGCGGATGTGTGGGTGGAGTACACGCGCAACGCAGCAGCGCTGGTTGAGAAGCTCCGTGTGCTGCCGAGGGATGACCATGCCACCTGGGCGAAGGCGGCACGGGAAGTTTCGGGAGCATTTGCGGCATGGTCGCATCGGCTGGAACCGACGCCCGGACCATTGGCAGCGACCGCTGCCGAACTGTCCCGCACAGCGCAGCTGCGCGGACCACGCCAGCACAGCAAGCCTGTGCCGCTGCCGTCCATTGCCGGGACGGCCATGTTGTTCATGGCGGCGTCGAGCAAGAACAAGACAGCGGCCCAGGCCGCGCTCATGCTGCAGCTGGTGAACACTGCTTTTGCCATCCATGAGATGCATCAGCAATCGGGGCGAACACGAGAGGCGCAGCGGATCCGGGCCGTGGTGACCGAACAGCTGAGACCCTTCGCTGCGACCATGCCGAAGCCTGTCACAGTGGGCGCACCAGAGCAAGCCACATCAGAACAGACGACGGCACCAAAGTCGGTGGAACTTGGTCTTCGCGGTATGGCTCCCATCCGTCCAGGTTCGGTAGTACCCACCACTGCAATGCCGGCGAAAACCCGCCAGCAAACGGGGCGCGATTCCGGCCCTGTGCTCGACCGATAA
- the mobC gene encoding plasmid mobilization relaxosome protein MobC, producing the protein MSEENAPRSRFSRRRRANSPAGTKKRKDVWVTVEEEAALIARATREKVTVPNLLVSAALSEHSDSPTERRAIMAELMALHNLLARSSNNINQLARQANATSEFPAEAREALKHIRSVAMRIDDAVDGLM; encoded by the coding sequence ATGAGCGAAGAGAATGCGCCCCGCTCCCGGTTCTCCAGGCGGCGCCGAGCGAACTCACCGGCGGGGACGAAGAAGCGCAAAGATGTGTGGGTCACCGTGGAGGAGGAAGCCGCCCTCATCGCGCGGGCCACGCGTGAAAAGGTGACCGTCCCGAACCTGCTGGTATCGGCGGCACTCTCAGAGCACTCGGATTCACCGACCGAACGCCGGGCGATCATGGCCGAACTGATGGCGTTGCACAACCTGTTGGCGCGGTCCTCCAACAACATCAACCAGCTCGCCCGCCAGGCGAACGCCACCAGCGAGTTCCCGGCCGAGGCCCGCGAAGCGCTGAAGCACATCCGCTCCGTTGCAATGCGGATCGACGACGCCGTTGACGGACTGATGTAG